Proteins encoded in a region of the Inquilinus sp. KBS0705 genome:
- a CDS encoding endonuclease domain-containing protein produces the protein MSKKLFLGAAAQIFKNAKALRNNMTLAETILWGNIKGNQLGTKFRRQHPLGIYIADFYSHQCKLIIELDGGIHYLPDVAANDLIRQAHLEADGYKILRFTNQEVFNQLEKKYCQPLNKTLAPPLGGRGASLNE, from the coding sequence ATGAGCAAAAAACTATTTCTTGGTGCGGCTGCTCAAATTTTCAAAAATGCTAAAGCGTTAAGAAATAACATGACCCTTGCCGAAACAATTCTATGGGGAAATATAAAAGGAAACCAATTAGGCACAAAGTTTAGAAGGCAACATCCGTTAGGGATTTACATTGCTGATTTTTATTCTCATCAATGTAAGTTAATAATAGAATTAGATGGGGGTATACATTACTTACCCGATGTAGCAGCAAATGATCTAATAAGGCAAGCTCATCTTGAAGCTGATGGCTATAAAATTTTACGATTTACAAATCAGGAAGTATTTAATCAACTAGAAAAAAAGTATTGTCAACCATTAAACAAAACCTTAGCTCCCCCTTTAGGGGGCCGGGGGGCCTCGCTAAACGAATAA
- a CDS encoding 1-(5-phosphoribosyl)-5-[(5-phosphoribosylamino)methylideneamino] imidazole-4-carboxamide isomerase, with protein sequence MYIIPAIDILNKKVVRLREGDYKQVTEYDVTLEEMIERYQSNGTNFIHIIDLNGAKNDFSNQQYLFDVIRKTDMQVQYGGGIRSIDKVKELIDAGVHRVIVGTQALTNPTFLDELSKEICGKEKCSDQVVIAIDVLDEVIKYSGWMESSPIKLMDYVDKCLALGFFRFLCTDINKDGKLGGAGVELYEKLLDHSPFIKLIASGGVSSMADIEELSKIKVEACVVGKAIYENHISIEDVKNWNLESLMSI encoded by the coding sequence ATGTACATAATTCCTGCAATAGATATTCTGAATAAAAAGGTAGTAAGGCTGCGCGAGGGTGATTACAAGCAGGTAACAGAATATGATGTTACACTTGAAGAAATGATAGAAAGGTACCAAAGCAACGGTACCAATTTTATACATATCATAGACCTTAACGGCGCTAAAAACGATTTTAGCAACCAGCAATACCTGTTTGATGTGATACGCAAAACCGATATGCAGGTACAGTATGGTGGCGGCATACGCAGTATTGATAAGGTAAAAGAATTGATCGATGCCGGTGTACACCGCGTTATTGTAGGTACCCAGGCCTTAACCAACCCTACATTTTTAGATGAGCTAAGCAAAGAGATTTGCGGTAAAGAAAAATGCAGCGACCAGGTGGTTATTGCAATTGATGTGCTCGACGAAGTGATCAAATACTCGGGTTGGATGGAAAGCTCGCCTATTAAACTGATGGATTATGTTGACAAGTGCCTTGCGCTTGGTTTCTTCCGTTTTTTATGTACCGATATTAATAAAGATGGCAAACTGGGCGGTGCCGGTGTAGAGCTTTACGAAAAACTGCTCGACCATTCACCGTTTATCAAACTGATCGCATCGGGTGGTGTAAGCTCAATGGCCGATATTGAAGAGTTGAGTAAAATTAAGGTGGAAGCCTGCGTAGTAGGCAAGGCCATTTACGAAAACCATATCAGCATAGAAGATGTAAAAAACTGGAATTTAGAAAGTCTAATGTCCATTTAA
- the hisH gene encoding imidazole glycerol phosphate synthase subunit HisH, producing the protein MIGIIRYGAGNIFSLTAALDRLGIAYGMVHTEADFDQYDRYIIPGVGHAGAAMHKLEQSGMVDKIKALKKPTLGICVGMQMLTSWSEEGDADMLNLFPVKTLKFKKTASFKVPHTGWNQVYFEKENPLFENISTGSHFYFVHSYFIEFDPTYTLSSTSYINKFSASIWQGNFYGVQFHPEKSGVHGETLLKNFSKI; encoded by the coding sequence ATGATAGGTATAATACGATACGGAGCCGGGAACATATTCTCGTTAACTGCAGCTTTAGACAGGTTGGGTATTGCCTATGGCATGGTACATACCGAGGCCGATTTTGACCAGTACGACCGCTATATTATACCGGGTGTTGGCCATGCAGGCGCCGCTATGCACAAGTTAGAGCAAAGCGGCATGGTTGATAAGATAAAAGCGCTTAAAAAACCAACCCTGGGTATTTGCGTTGGCATGCAAATGTTAACCAGTTGGAGCGAAGAAGGTGATGCTGATATGCTAAATCTATTCCCCGTAAAAACGCTTAAGTTTAAAAAAACTGCTTCGTTTAAAGTGCCACATACGGGCTGGAATCAAGTATATTTTGAAAAAGAAAACCCTCTTTTTGAAAATATTTCAACCGGATCACACTTTTACTTTGTACATTCATACTTTATTGAGTTTGACCCAACATATACTTTGTCATCAACCAGTTATATAAATAAATTTTCGGCATCAATTTGGCAGGGTAATTTCTACGGTGTACAGTTTCACCCCGAGAAGTCTGGCGTACATGGCGAAACATTGTTAAAAAACTTTTCAAAAATTTAA
- the hisB gene encoding bifunctional histidinol-phosphatase/imidazoleglycerol-phosphate dehydratase HisB, which produces MQKILFIDRDGTLINETPDEQIDSFAKLTFYPGALQYLPKIVAELDYELVMVTNQDGLGTSVYPEDTFWPVHNFIIKTFENEGVNFTDQAIDRTFAKDNAPTRKPSTGLLTKYLDATKYDLKNSFTIGDRKNDVLLAKNLGAKAIWINNHSNLGGNEFNENDHIADTIALETTVWKEIYEFLKLGERVVEHRRTTKETDIYIKLNLDGTGEAKVSTGLHFFDHMLDQIARHGGINLTVEAKGDLHIDEHHTIEDTGIALGEVFATALGNKMGIERYGFCLPMDDCLAQAAIDFGGRNWIVWEADFKREKVGDVPTEMFYHFFKSFSDASKCNLNIKAEGQNEHHKIEAIFKAFAKAIKMAVKRDVNKMVLPSTKGLL; this is translated from the coding sequence CTGCAAAAAATATTATTTATAGACCGCGACGGTACCCTTATCAACGAAACACCCGATGAGCAGATAGACTCGTTCGCTAAACTAACGTTTTACCCTGGTGCATTGCAATACCTGCCTAAAATTGTCGCCGAGCTGGATTATGAACTGGTAATGGTAACCAATCAGGATGGTTTGGGCACATCGGTTTATCCCGAAGATACCTTTTGGCCGGTGCATAACTTCATCATCAAAACATTCGAGAATGAGGGTGTAAACTTTACCGATCAGGCGATTGACCGCACATTTGCTAAAGACAACGCCCCTACCCGCAAACCATCAACCGGTTTGCTTACCAAGTACCTTGATGCTACTAAATACGATCTGAAAAACTCCTTTACCATTGGCGATCGTAAGAATGATGTATTGCTGGCGAAAAACTTAGGTGCTAAGGCCATCTGGATAAACAACCACTCTAACTTAGGTGGCAACGAGTTTAACGAGAATGACCATATTGCCGATACCATAGCCCTTGAAACAACTGTGTGGAAAGAAATATACGAATTTTTAAAATTAGGTGAGCGTGTAGTTGAACACCGCCGCACTACCAAAGAAACCGATATATATATAAAACTAAACCTTGATGGAACAGGTGAAGCCAAAGTATCAACCGGTCTGCACTTTTTTGACCACATGTTGGATCAGATAGCCCGCCATGGCGGTATCAACCTTACTGTTGAGGCTAAAGGCGACTTGCATATTGACGAGCACCATACCATTGAAGATACAGGCATTGCTTTAGGCGAGGTTTTTGCTACTGCATTAGGCAATAAAATGGGTATAGAACGTTATGGCTTTTGCCTGCCTATGGACGATTGCCTGGCACAGGCGGCTATTGATTTTGGCGGCCGCAACTGGATAGTTTGGGAAGCTGATTTTAAACGCGAAAAAGTGGGCGATGTGCCTACCGAAATGTTTTATCACTTCTTTAAATCATTCAGCGACGCCTCAAAATGCAACCTGAATATTAAGGCAGAGGGACAAAACGAACATCATAAAATAGAAGCTATATTTAAAGCCTTTGCCAAAGCCATAAAAATGGCCGTAAAGCGCGATGTAAATAAAATGGTTTTACCCTCTACTAAAGGGTTACTGTAG
- the hisC gene encoding histidinol-phosphate transaminase: MFDINTLLRTNIKNLTPYSSARDEYTGEASVFLDANENAFGSPLSTAYNRYPDPMQYKVKMRLSEIKGVPARNIFVGNGSDEAIDILFRSFCNPGIDNVIIVPPTYGMYQVSANINDVEARKVLLTDDYQLNLEGIAEAIDERTKLIFICSPNNPTGNSINRDDIETLLANFNGIVVIDEAYINFSRQKTYIQELTEYANLVVMQTLSKAWGLAGLRVGMAFASEEIIEVMNKVKPPYNVNEASQQLALEALNNVTQVNTWIKETLAERDKLVLTLKDFAFVLDIYPSDANFILVKTTDAKGIYNYLVQNGIIIRNRNNVELCEGCLRITIGTPDENKILTDTLQQYK; this comes from the coding sequence ATGTTTGATATAAACACCCTTTTACGCACTAACATTAAAAACCTAACGCCCTACTCTTCCGCACGGGATGAGTATACCGGCGAGGCCAGCGTTTTTTTGGATGCAAATGAGAATGCATTTGGTTCGCCGCTTAGTACGGCTTATAACCGCTACCCCGACCCAATGCAGTATAAAGTTAAAATGCGCCTGAGCGAAATTAAAGGCGTACCCGCCCGTAACATATTTGTCGGTAACGGCAGCGACGAGGCTATTGATATCCTTTTCCGCAGTTTTTGTAACCCCGGTATTGATAACGTTATAATTGTGCCGCCTACCTACGGCATGTACCAGGTATCGGCCAATATAAACGATGTAGAGGCACGCAAAGTACTGCTGACAGATGATTACCAGCTAAACCTGGAAGGCATTGCAGAGGCCATAGATGAGCGTACCAAGCTTATATTTATCTGCTCGCCCAATAACCCTACCGGCAACTCAATTAACCGCGATGATATTGAAACCCTGCTGGCCAACTTTAACGGCATTGTAGTAATAGATGAGGCCTATATCAATTTTAGTCGCCAAAAAACATATATACAGGAATTAACCGAATATGCCAACCTGGTAGTTATGCAAACCCTCAGCAAAGCATGGGGCCTTGCGGGCCTGCGTGTAGGGATGGCCTTTGCCAGCGAAGAGATCATAGAGGTGATGAACAAGGTAAAACCACCCTATAATGTTAACGAGGCATCGCAGCAACTGGCTTTAGAGGCGCTAAACAATGTAACACAGGTAAACACCTGGATAAAGGAGACTTTAGCAGAGCGCGATAAATTGGTGCTTACCTTAAAAGACTTTGCCTTTGTACTGGATATTTACCCTTCGGATGCTAATTTTATACTGGTAAAAACCACCGATGCAAAAGGCATTTACAATTATCTGGTGCAAAATGGCATCATCATTCGCAACCGAAATAATGTTGAACTTTGCGAGGGTTGCCTGCGCATTACCATTGGTACACCCGATGAAAACAAAATATTGACCGACACTTTACAGCAATACAAATGA
- the hisD gene encoding histidinol dehydrogenase — METFNYSDLTTADIQKLVQRNVDPANEIRTLVEDVIENVRQHGDRALIDYAHKFDKVELTKLYLDRTELQEIAQAVTEDQQEALQTAYANIYKFHKAQIRPEDKVETMPGVTCWRELRAIERVGLYIPGGTAVLPSTFLMLGIPARIAGCGEIVVCSPPQKNGKVNAFIAYVALMLGIDKVYLAGGSQAVAAMAYGTETITKVDKIFGPGNQFVTKAKTIIQSTTTTAIDMPAGPSEVLVIADKTAKPTYVAADLLAQAEHGIDSQSILVCTSQSIADAAIAEVEKQLSVLPRAEIAKQAIDNSYIIITKNLDEAMEFSNQYAPEHLILATESWQQLTPKIINAGSVFLGNLTPESAGDYASGTNHTLPTSSYAKAYSGVSVDSFVKKITFQYLTEEGIQNIGPSVEILAEMEGLHAHRNAVSVRMNRQN; from the coding sequence ATGGAAACATTCAATTATTCTGATTTAACAACTGCAGATATTCAAAAGCTGGTACAGCGCAATGTTGACCCGGCGAATGAGATACGCACTTTGGTTGAGGACGTAATAGAAAACGTAAGGCAACATGGCGATAGGGCTTTGATTGATTACGCCCATAAGTTTGATAAGGTAGAATTAACCAAACTTTACCTTGACCGTACCGAACTGCAGGAAATTGCACAAGCTGTTACCGAAGACCAGCAGGAAGCTTTGCAAACCGCTTATGCCAATATTTATAAGTTTCATAAAGCGCAAATAAGGCCCGAGGATAAGGTAGAAACCATGCCCGGCGTAACTTGCTGGCGCGAATTAAGGGCGATAGAAAGGGTTGGCCTCTATATTCCCGGCGGAACGGCGGTTTTACCATCAACATTTTTAATGCTGGGCATACCCGCGCGTATTGCTGGTTGCGGCGAAATTGTAGTATGCTCTCCACCGCAAAAAAATGGAAAGGTAAATGCCTTTATTGCTTATGTAGCTTTAATGCTGGGTATTGATAAAGTTTATTTGGCAGGTGGCTCGCAAGCGGTTGCCGCAATGGCCTACGGTACCGAAACCATCACCAAAGTTGATAAGATATTTGGCCCGGGCAACCAGTTTGTTACCAAGGCTAAAACCATTATACAAAGTACTACTACCACCGCTATTGATATGCCAGCCGGCCCATCTGAAGTATTGGTAATTGCCGATAAAACGGCCAAACCTACCTACGTCGCAGCAGACTTACTGGCACAAGCCGAACATGGTATAGATAGCCAGTCGATACTGGTGTGTACATCGCAAAGTATTGCCGACGCCGCGATAGCCGAGGTAGAGAAACAACTATCCGTTTTACCACGTGCCGAAATTGCCAAACAGGCTATCGATAATTCGTACATCATCATCACCAAAAATTTGGATGAAGCTATGGAGTTTAGTAACCAGTATGCACCCGAGCACCTGATACTTGCTACAGAAAGCTGGCAACAGCTTACGCCAAAGATTATCAACGCCGGTTCGGTATTCCTGGGTAATTTAACACCCGAAAGTGCCGGCGATTATGCGTCAGGCACTAACCATACACTGCCAACCAGCAGTTATGCAAAAGCATATTCGGGCGTATCAGTAGATTCTTTTGTGAAAAAGATCACGTTTCAGTACTTAACTGAAGAGGGCATACAAAACATAGGCCCATCGGTAGAGATACTGGCCGAAATGGAAGGCTTGCACGCGCACAGGAATGCAGTGAGTGTGAGGATGAACAGACAAAATTAA
- a CDS encoding ATP phosphoribosyltransferase — protein MKTLKIAIQKSGRLNEKSVELLKNCGLNFENYKSSLISPVSNFPLEILFLRDDDIPEYVQDGIADLGIVGENVIQETEVEVSYLQKLGFGKCSLKIAVPNNNSIENLQQLNGKSIATTYPIILGKYLKQQGITSDIRTISGSVEISPGLGLSDAICDLVSTGGTLKSNGLVPFADVMASEAVLIGGIGSENNDLVQELIQRIQSVLRAKETKYVVLNVERKNLDAVTALLPGVKSPSVVPLAEGDWVAVHTVIPERDFWDRISLLKQAGAQGIVVMPIEKIIL, from the coding sequence GTGAAAACATTAAAAATAGCGATCCAAAAATCGGGTCGGCTCAACGAAAAGTCCGTTGAATTATTAAAAAATTGCGGCCTTAATTTCGAAAATTACAAAAGCTCGCTTATCTCCCCGGTATCAAACTTTCCTTTAGAAATTCTTTTTTTGCGCGATGATGATATCCCCGAATACGTACAGGATGGCATTGCCGACCTGGGCATAGTTGGCGAAAACGTGATACAGGAAACTGAGGTCGAAGTAAGCTACCTGCAAAAGCTTGGTTTTGGTAAATGCTCGCTAAAAATTGCGGTGCCTAATAACAACAGCATCGAAAATCTGCAACAGCTAAACGGCAAATCTATAGCTACCACCTACCCTATTATTTTGGGCAAATACCTAAAACAACAAGGTATAACGTCGGATATCCGCACCATTTCAGGCTCGGTTGAAATTTCGCCCGGCCTGGGTTTAAGCGATGCCATTTGCGACTTGGTATCAACCGGCGGCACATTAAAAAGTAACGGCCTGGTACCTTTTGCCGATGTAATGGCCAGCGAGGCCGTATTAATTGGCGGCATAGGTAGCGAGAATAATGATTTGGTGCAAGAATTGATACAGCGTATACAATCGGTACTGCGTGCCAAAGAAACCAAGTATGTGGTACTTAACGTAGAGCGTAAAAATCTGGATGCCGTAACCGCACTATTGCCGGGTGTTAAAAGCCCATCGGTAGTGCCATTGGCCGAGGGCGATTGGGTAGCTGTACACACCGTTATACCCGAGCGCGATTTTTGGGACCGTATAAGCCTGCTTAAACAAGCCGGCGCACAAGGCATTGTAGTAATGCCGATAGAGAAGATAATATTATAA
- a CDS encoding HAD family hydrolase produces the protein MTEKIKAVFLDRDGVLNREMGDYVCKLEDFHILDNFAALKELQDRGYMLLVATNQGGLAKGWYTENELSKMHQHLKEVYQQHGVEITDFFYCPHHPNFTGDCDCRKPKPGLLLQGIEKYNVDPALSYFIGDRERDVEAGTAAGVKGILINSDQPISTVLDLID, from the coding sequence ATGACTGAAAAGATCAAAGCTGTTTTCCTTGACCGGGATGGTGTGTTAAACCGCGAAATGGGCGATTATGTATGCAAATTAGAGGATTTCCATATACTGGATAATTTTGCAGCGCTTAAAGAGTTGCAAGACCGCGGCTACATGCTTTTAGTAGCAACTAACCAGGGTGGTTTAGCAAAAGGCTGGTATACCGAAAATGAATTAAGCAAAATGCACCAGCACTTAAAAGAGGTATACCAACAACACGGTGTAGAGATAACAGATTTTTTTTACTGCCCCCACCACCCCAACTTTACAGGCGACTGCGATTGCCGCAAACCAAAACCAGGCTTACTATTACAAGGCATCGAAAAATATAATGTAGACCCTGCCCTATCTTATTTTATTGGCGACCGCGAGCGGGACGTTGAAGCAGGCACTGCTGCCGGGGTAAAAGGTATATTAATAAATAGCGACCAGCCTATAAGCACCGTGCTTGATCTGATAGATTAG